A window of Leishmania donovani BPK282A1 complete genome, chromosome 35 genomic DNA:
ATCGCTTATTTCGCCAGTGCTACACATGGTGACACCCCCTGTTCTCCGGCACCTTGTGCAAGGGCCGAAAGAAAGATGAGAAGACGAATAGATCCCCAGGTTCACTCCGCATTGCTTGGCCTCGAGGAGCAGCTCCTGCTTCGTGAGCCTCAtcttgtcgctgccgctgccgcggtctAGCTCCAGATAGTGGCTTGCCGGCTTCTGCGGGCGCGCCTTGTGGGTACCGAGCACGGCGGAGCGTATGGCGTCGAGCAGAAGCCACGCCGCGAGACTCGGGGGTATTCATGCAGGAGATCACTGGCAGAGCGTCATGCGAAATGAGGCACATCCCCTGCAGCCCTGGGCCTCTGTGAGCTTCTTTCCGAAGTCCTTTGGCAGGATGGAAGCAGCGGCTCTAGCGAAGGTGGACCAGTCCTTTCGGTggttcccccccccgcctttCTCTCGATGATCGGCAGCTCGTACCCCTGGCCCTTCGCTGTAGAAAAATGTAGCTTCAGATCTTTTCATCAACCGACACGTCCGGCAAGGGGGTCGCGCCCCTCAGTCTGGCCACCACAGCATAGTTTGCATCTCCTGTAGTGGATGTTGTCGTCCTAGGAGTTCACACCTTCAGTGACGACGGTGAGCGAAACCCGCGTCACCTCATCGGAGCCACCGTCAACACCTCTACGAGCTTTggcttcaccaccaccaccgtcgcatCCATGTGGCTGCTCGCTTAGGAGGCGTCATCATCGATGAATAAAGTATTTGCCCTCTTGTATAGGTGGCCCACAATGTAAAGACCAATCCGTTGTGACGCGCACGAACGTTTTCGCGCACAAAAGCAGCCAGAAAGCCTGGCTGAGATGCCGTAAAAAATGTTCTTGACTGCCTTTCTCGAATGCTGTACAGACACATGACCAAAATTACCCATTGACCGGGCACCACTGTCTCACATGATGAAGCAACACGTAGAGAACTTAGAACACGCCCATTCTGCCACACAACACAAGTCGAGCTCCACTCGACCCCGGGCTGCCGCAGGCCCCACACCTCGTTGCTCGAAGCAGCNNNNNNNNNNNNNNNNNNNNNNNNNNNNNNNNNNNNNNNNNNNNNNNNNNNNNNNNNNNNNNNNNNNNNNNNNNNNNNNNNNNNNNNNNNNNNNNNNNNGTGGCTGCTCGCTTAGGAGGCGTCATCATCGATGAATAAAGTATTTGCCCTCTTGTATAGGTGGCCCACAATGTAAAGACCAATCCGTTGTGACGCGCACGAACGTTTTCGCGCACAAAAGCAGCCAGAAAGCCTGGCTGAGATGCCGTAAAAAATGTTCTTGACTGCCTTTCTCGAATGCTGTACAGACACATGACCAAAATTACCCATTGACCGGGCACCACTGTCTCACATGATGAAGCAACACGTAGAGAACTTAGAACACGCCCATTCTGCCACACAACACAAGTCGAGCTCCACTCGACCCCGGGCTGCCGCAGGCCCCACACCTCGTTGCTCGAAGCAGCgctacacacgcgcgtcacagcaatgcgccgactcagtcacaTGAGCACGGCCGCGGCCTCGAACTCTGcccaccacccgcctcgcaggtcgccccgacgccacgccacgTCGTGGGCGCTGGACCCTGTCGCCACCATCAGTGGCGCCGcgttggcagggatagggcAGTGGGGGTGGTTCGGCATCCATGCAGAGTGGGGGCGCTCGGACCCAGATCACACACGGGGAGGTACAGCCCGTCACTGAAAACACAAAACATTGAATGTAGCACATTGGTTTCGATTTCACAGTGCCATTCTGCCGCGAGCAAGTGACAAAAATAGACGCATacaaccacagctcacccgTCTCTGTAGGGGGGGGTTACGGCTGCATCCTGGGCGTCCCACGGACATGGGTGAGCTGCATGGCCTGATCCAACGCGGGTCGCGCCCAtgctcctgctcgagggcggaggcggtggcgtctgtcGTGCGGGTAATAGGGGAGTGGTCAAGGTGACATGCCGGATgagctcgaggaggacgttGGCCAGCCTCAGGTCAGGGCCCTCGGTGGCCCTGCGCACCCCCTGCCTGCGTGCCATGCTTCGCCCTCGGTCGCTTCACGCCGCGGCATCCCATAATATGGAGACCCTCCGCATGGGGAGTCGGGAGGGCCCGGATGGCGCAGCTCGGGCTGCTCTCGTGATGCTTCCGGCATCTGTGTCTCATCAGTGCAGCCCTGGACAGATGCCGAAGATGCCGCATGCtatgcacacatgcgctgTGGGGCTCACTGCTNNNNNNNNNNNNNNNNNNNNNNNNNNNNNNNNNNNNNNNNNNNNNNNNNNNNNNNNNNNNNNNNNNNNNNNNNNNNNNNNNNNNNNNNNNNNNNNNNNNGGAGGACGTTGGCCAGCCTCAGGTCAGGGCCCTCGGTGGCCCTGCGCACCCCCTGCCTGCGTGCCATGCTTCGCCCTCGGTCGCTTCACGCCGCGGCATCCCATAATATGGAGACCCTCCGCATGGGGAGTCGGGAGGGCCCGGATGGCGCAGCTCGGGCTGCTCTCGTGATGCTTCCGGCATCTGTGTCTCATCAGTGCAGCCCTGGACAGATGCCGAAGATGCCGCATGCtatgcacacatgcgctgTGGGGCTCACTGCTATGGGATTTCTTCGCGCCCCTTCCGTCCATCACTCTTGCTCTCTCACCTCTGCACTCTTTCTTTCGATGTGACGCCCTCATGGCCAGCACCGGCGGGGGTGGAGGCTccggcgggggcggggggcgcCGCAACACCAGCGGAGCAGCGGGCAGCACGCCATccgcgctccgcctcgtcgctgccaggcacccgccgctgcagcgatCCCCAGTGCATGGACGGGGTGCCCGCGCGGACCTGTGCGAGGATGGCCGCCCGTCGTACCGTGAGCTCAGCATCCCTGCTCCTCTGGTGTGGgacggctgccgccaagCACCTCTTGTCTCAGCGTGCCGCATCGTGTATCGCGGTTTCGGGCGATGTCGGCCTGGCGTCTGAGGCCGGCGACCAGGCGCGTGATCCACGCAGTCGGCGCCGGCTCCTCTGCCACTGCCGATCCGGCAAGCCTGCCAACCTCGCCGTGGTGCGCCCATCCGCAATGGCCACAGGCAGACTGAAatgagaggcgcacgcgacgggccggcagcgccagcacttGTGCCCAGATACGTCCGCCGCAtgccctcccccaccgctgcgggGCCCGTGCCGGGTGNNNNNNNNNNNNNNNNNNNNNNNNNNNNNNNNNNNNNNNNNNNNNNNNNNNNNNNNNNNNNNNNNNNNNNNNNNNNNNNNNNNNNNNNNNNNNNNNNNNNNNNNNNNNNNNNNNNNNNNNNNNNNNNNCGATCCGGCAAGCCTGCCAACCTCGCCGTGGTGCGCCCATCCGCAATGGCCACAGGCAGACTGAAatgagaggcgcacgcgacgggccggcagcgccagcacttGTGCCCAGATACGTCCGCCGCAtgccctcccccaccgctCGCGGGCGCCAGGTGTTTGCCCTCGGGCCCATCGCGCGGGGGCGAGGACGGAGGGTTCCAGCCCGGTTGAGCCGCCGTTTCCCGCCGCACACCCCGGCGGCGCGAGTTGGTGTCTGTTCCCATAACCTGAGGAGTGGGTGCAACGCCGCTTGATGTCTGATCGAGAACTTCCCGTGCCACCAGCGTCACTCTCAGGTGTGTAGCCCGGCATGAAGTGCATCCGCCGGGTAGGGTCGTCGCAGCAAAGCCAGGCCGTAGCCGCTGCAACCTCGTCCTGGAGAGCAGGGGGGACGAGAGAGAATGAAGCCACGTAGGGTCAAGAGATTTTTGCAGAGTCAGCAAGTAGCGGGGCAGCTGGCGGGCGCACACCTCCACGCTCCCACCGAAGCGTTGGGGCAATGGTGCTGCGCAAAGCTTCGCTACAGACGGCTCGCAGCACGCTGTGCGATGTGCTTCTGGATGCTGCCTCGGAGCCTCTCCATGCTGCCCTTGCGGTCATTCGACTTGAAGGCAGCGCGGCCAGGCACAATGGCGttcgcgccggcagcagcaacgaggTCAATCGTGTCCAATGTGATGGAGCCGTCCACCTGGATCAGGAGGTGAGGAtagcgctggcgcagctggcgcaccttctccaccgTCTCGATCTGGAACCGCTGCCCGGCAAGCCCGATCTGCACACACATGACAAGGGCCATGTCGACCTCGCCAGCATCGATGATGGGGAACAGCACTTCCGCCGGCGTGTTGGGGGCAAGAGCGATTCCAGCGACCATGCCGGCCTCGCGTACCTTGCGGCAGACGGCGACAGGGTTCTCGGTGGCCTCGTAATGGAACACGAACGTCGAAGTGCCAGCCTTCGCAAAGGAGTCGACCCAGCGGATGGGGTCGCGAACAATCAGATGGCAGTCCAGGAACGTGTTCGGCAGATGCATGCGCAGGTCCGAAACTGTAGCAGGGGAGAAGCTGAAGTTCGGCGCCAAGTGGCCGTCCACAATGTCCACGTGAAGCCAATCGGCGCTGCCACCCTTATCAGACAGCACGTCCAGCgactcctgcagcagctttgTCTGGTCCGCCACCATCAGCGATGGCGAAATGATGGAGACAATGGGCTGCTTCTTATTGCGGCCATTTGGGTAGGTGGACTTGTCCAGGTGGTTGAACTTGGCGGTCATGGCGGAAGCCTCCAAGTACTGGGCTGCGGGGTGCGAGCAAGAAAAATTTGTGAAGAGAAAATGGACACAGGAACGAGACGCGGGCCGTTGGTGGCTttagggggagggaggctgATAAAGCGCGGGCTGACACCGAATGAAAGGAGGTGGCGAAGCGCCTGCAACAAAAAagtgtgtgggagggggagtgtgGGAagccacaaaaaaaaaagcaactACTGAGGAAGAAAACCCTACGAAAAATGCATACGAGACCGGCACAAAGCAGTTTGATGTCGTTAGTCTATTTACGCCACACCCCGGTCTGGACAACTTATCTCCTCTTTACTGCTTTTCGGGTttagaggagggggggggggtgcggggGCGGCAAAGAGAAACCGAGAATGATTAAAGAAAAAAAGTacgaggagaaagagagataTAAACCCACAAATGCACACAATGAGTCGAGGAGGgatgcaaaaaaaaaaaggaaagagcaCGGATTGCACTGGAAGCACTTTCACCAGAGGAGCACCAacgttctttttttcctACTTTtggctgttgttgttggaCCCCCTCAGTGAGAGTGAAATACAGAAATGAAACAAGaacagcaaaacaaaaaaaaaacgaaaacagaTGATAAGCACCTAGAAAGAGGTGAAGGAAACTTTTTGTTCGTGCAAGAAGGAAGCgcgaaagagggaaaggatCAGAAGCAACAGAATACGGCAGTTGCGTCTTTTTGTTGTGGTTCTTCACCAACCCTCCTTGgtgaaaaaaggggggcAAACGAAGAACTGTTCGGCAAGCCAAACAatctgttttcttttgtgtgtgtgtcggtgtaCCACAAATAGGTCTCACCACTTTGAGCTCTCTGTTTCTTTCCTTACTGGAAGTGAAACACCGCGAGGCTGGAGTTGCAGAGGGGGCTAAACGGCAGTCTcagggaaagggggagggggccgtgAGAGAGACGATGCAGATTCTGCTTTATTCTTTTGAGTTTTCGTGAAGCGGAGAGGACCAGatttctctttttgttttttttttcggctgGCCGAATCTCGCTTTATGCTTTTGCCCTGCTAGGTGTTGGTTGTTGCTTTTCGCTCGTGTTCGACACTGCGTGCAGGAGCGTGAGTGCTGGAGGGAGATGGAAGTTGCTGTGATGGGCTGGTGAGACAGGAGGCCCGTGTCTTCGGGTGAAAAGTGGAAATGGGGATTTGGCGGAGGCCCGAAAAAAACATTTACATGAATCAGTAAGGAATCTCAATCGGCAGTTTTACAGCGTGCAAAGAGAAAGCAAAACCAACTAAGATGCACAAGTGAAGGagttgtttttctttttgtttaGAAGGGGGCAGGCAGGATGTGCTTTTCTGATGATGCGTCGGTGAGAGACGGTCCATGGCGAAGAAGCGGAGAGGATGAGGAGTCCAGAAAAGGAAGCAAAGGTGAAAAAGTCCGAGGCAATCAATCATAGGCAGCACATgccaaaacgaaaaaagagTACAAAGCAGACACGACCACGACGCCCCACAGACCAAATATAAAGTGCCCCGTGGAAGGGAGCACAGCGGTGCCTTCATGTCGGGGAAATCACTTAACAGccaataaaaaaaaaacggccaTGATCGAGCACGTCGAATGTCGGCCGACGCTAATGAGGCCCGGTACGCCACTTGCCGCCCCCTTGCTGTGGCCTGCTTCGtttcttttgtgtgtgtgtgtcgtaTGCGAGATGAACGGAGAAAATAGACCTCACGTACGAGCTGCGGTCTCGGCTCAGTTgagctcagcagcagcgtatttttttctttttcgcacGTGGAAAAGTTCGCTGGCCAGAGAGgcaaagacagagagagaggaaggcaaTAAAAAATGGAATAAGGAAGCACAAAAAGAAGTGGCACGCATCGGAACAAGAGAGTCCTAAAGTTCGGCAGCCGTGGCGTGCCGTCtctcacctttttttttttcgtttcttgcTTCACCCGGTGATGCACCGGTGCACAGTTGCATTCACAGAGACACGCATAAACTCCTTCGTATATAAAACTGTAGCATGGCAACGTCAACCTAAAGAAGGCGAAgtggaaaggggggagggtagCATCACTACCTACCAAAAGAGAAACAGCTAGAGCCGCACAGAAGGGGGAGCCTAtgtgtatgtctgtgtgcgtgtgtctgtgtatgtgtgtcttctGTGAAACAAGCGAGAAAGTCCGCGACTATCGTGAAGCAGAATTTTtaaaaggggggggggggcaaacGAGCATAAGACACGCTTACTGTTGTCTGAAAGGCGACCACCTCTCTACGGGATCATACGTTTCCTGTTAGACTTCTTCATTATTGCTTCCGTTGCCGTGTTTTGCACCATTtacggccaccaccactgtcTGCCTTGAACACTTCACGCAACGTTTCGTGTGAAGAACGCTTGCATCCTTCCTTTGCCTTCTCTCACAGTCGCGTTCCTTCGGGCCGCAAATGCGGCGTGAGAGATAAGGGAAGACTCGATGAATAACGtaggagggggtgggtgcaTCCAAATTTTGTGCTTTCCCCCACCTCGTCGTCCTATCCTCATCGCCCTTCCACTCGTGTATGTATGCCTGTGTATACATGCGCGTTGAGCGAAGGTGCTTGGTTTACCCTTCTTGCATGCATATGCTTCCGTGCGCGGAACGCGACCggctcttcccttccctccccaaTAAGAATTATCGAGCAGAGGTGTTAACACTCGTCATCTTTTTTTAGCGAACGTTTTTTCATGTTTTGGGACTTCTcaatctttttttttacagCCTTTCATCTGTTGTGCGTGGTGGTGTGACCTGCCatgaagaagagaggggttGGATGAGCAGAGCGTGCTCAACACAGTAAGCAGAAGAAGATgcacacgccgacacacacacacacacacacactgaaCCGCACCGTAGAAAGAGTAAAACAAaagaaagggaaaaaagaaaggaaagcacACAAGCCAGGGATTGTCATTGACTTCCTGCAGCCTCTGACCACCGCCCTTAAATCGCGCATTTATCgtctgcttttttttcgttttgctgGAGGAAGTGAGTAGCGGTGAAAGAAGGCCAACGAAAGCATAGGCGCCGTGAAGAAACACAGATCAGAAAGAGGCATTACTGGTCGCCagtgaggaagaggagatgTACAGGGCTGTGGCGCCTTGTCTCACGGCCGCAGAGCACCTTCTCGCCCGGTGGTCGCAGGCGATAGAGCAGCGCGTATTTGCCTACGTGATTCAGGCTGCGCTCGCACACAAATACACATCAGGCGTACGAGCGTTACCGTTCGCAACTGTCTGCATTCGCAGATCTCCCACGGCAGAGCCCCGAGAAGACACCCATAAGAAACGAGGTGGAGACAACGGGTGTGCTTGTTGCACGGGGAGGGAAGAGCTGTTGAGgagccgcgcgcacgctgctcTCCTGACCTCTGCATGACTCAATGGATAGCGCGAGGTCGGACTCCTTTCAGCCGACGTGTGCTGACTCTCGTTGCTCGCTCACGCAGATGTGCCGGTCAcaggaaggaaaaaaaaggcgccACAAAGGCGGCACCTCCGTGCTACACCCATTCatttccccctctcttccagCGTCCTTCACCCTCCTTTTACTCCTGTATTCTCCCGTGTACGCTTCTGAGAAGGCATGCACGCTTATAAAACGCTCATCATGAAGCCAGGGACAGAAGCCGCGAGGCCGAGCATACCCTGCGGGGTGCTGGATACCACGAATAGCGGCGGGGCAAGGGAGGTGATGATGTCCACCGCTTTGCCCGACCGGAGGGCAGCACTGAGGTACTTGGGGCCCGCCGGCGCGGAGCTCTTGAGAAGGGTGTAGCAGAACATGCTCTGAAGCACGCCGTCCGCCACGTTAAGCACCTTGCGGCGGTGGTCCTTTGCCTTCTCCTCGTTCTGACTGTCCTTGACGGCGTCGTACTTGCTGCTCTTCAGTAGAAGATAGTTCATGACGAGACGCGCGATGTTTGACCAGAAAAGAAAGACAAAACGAATGCGGTTGAAGTGCCTGCCGAAGACGGGGTCGAGCATATTGCACTTGGACGCCAGTACGAGCTCCTCGCCAATGAGGAAGACGGTAAAGAAGGCGGTGGAAATGGTCTTGCAGATGCCCACGAGTGGGTTGGGATGGCTTGCGATGACGCTCTTGATGCCGCTGGGAGTGAGGGCCGGGGCAACGACGAGCCACTGCGAGAAGCGGGTGACGGTGCGGTAgtgcgcggcgccgtggaggaTCGTGTCAAAGTGCGCGGACAGCTCCGGGcaaccggcggcggcggcgggggccaCCAGGGCCATCGCACCGAACTGCACGACCGACATGACACGGTCGCGGTTTGACGCATTGCCAACGTAGTCGTTGAAGGCTGTGACCCGCTGCGTGAGGGAGACGTTGGGCATGGTGCTATAGGCGGGGAATGATAAGCGATGCACGTgtgggtggagagggggaggcctGTAACGGCGCACTAAACGAAGTTTTTAGAAAAGAGAGAGTCAAGAGCAAAGAGAGCACAGatgaaaaagaggaaaaacaACCGGCAAGACGGTGCGtgcctttgtgtgtgcgttcgcgtgcatgtgtgtgtgtgtgtgtgtgtgtttatcAGCGATTCGGGGGAGACACGGACATGAAGCACGTAAAAAGTCGAGAGACAAAGGGAAACAGAGGCAAGAGCACATCGTCTAAAGGCCCAATGGAACGCATGAGGTGAGcagccgacacacacacacacgtgtccTGAAGGTGAGTACTAAGGATGGAAGGCGaagggggcggagggggcaCACGGACAACAGAGACTGCTTGGCCAAGACGACTACTACTAGACACGCACTAGCCGTGAGAATGTCGCGTCAGCTGCAAAGTCGATCGTATTTCTCCCCTCGTACGATacgcaaaagaaaaaaaagacccTTAGCTTCTTCCaacaacaccaccaccgccatgcACCTTGAAAGAGCTCCTTGTGTATGTGGTTACATACCGCAGCttgggagggggcgggggtagaaaggaagcgagagcagagtgtgcgccgctgttgttgccgccgctcctctctgCAAACGACGTCACCTAACCTCGACGACGTCATCTGCGCGTCGTGCTGGTTTTCTTCAATCATTCACTCGCTTTATTTTCTTGAGTGTCCACGTTATCATGTTGCTGCTGAATGAATGCATTGAGTCCGATGGCCCTTGAagagcagcgctgcttttCATTTTTTCTGGAATTACTGCTCTTGCCTATATACAGCTCAGCTACCTTCTCATACCCacagcgccccccccccacacacacacaccacatcCATGCAGGACGCAACGACGAGGTCGGCGTTCCTTTTTTAtaatggagagagaggacggcgagagaggccgaagacgtgtgtgtgtgtgtgcgtgcgtttggTTTACCAGTGAATGAAACATGATTCCACAGCGTATGCGTACGCATCCGCACCTcaagacacgcgcacactcacTCTTACGCACACTCCCCGGCAGttacgcacgtgcgcacacctctttttctctctcgttgcttGTGCCCCTCTGATGCCTCAACCACAAGAATATCTGAAACAaaccacacgcacgcacaccgccaTCAACAGACACGAGGAGACGACGCCGGGCAAACGAAAGAGGGAAGat
This region includes:
- a CDS encoding ribulose-phosphate 3-epimerase, putative, producing the protein MTAKFNHLDKSTYPNGRNKKQPIVSIISPSLMVADQTKLLQESLDVLSDKGGSADWLHVDIVDGHLAPNFSFSPATVSDLRMHLPNTFLDCHLIVRDPIRWVDSFAKAGTSTFVFHYEATENPVAVCRKVREAGMVAGIALAPNTPAEVLFPIIDAGEVDMALVMCVQIGLAGQRFQIETVEKVRQLRQRYPHLLIQVDGSITLDTIDLVAAAGANAIVPGRAAFKSNDRKGSMERLRGSIQKHIAQRAASRL